The genomic stretch GCCTCGACCCTCCCTGTggctgcaccccagccaggggctgtccctgggggacactgtcaCCCTGTGGTGCCACCTGCCCTGGCTGGCTGCATGGGTCTGGCTGTACCAGGTTGAAGGTCAGACACACAGCAAATACAAGGACAACAATGTGGTCGAGTTCTCCTTTGTTAGCACAAGTCGGGAACATGCGGGGACATATCAGTGTCAGTACCGGGAGCCTGAGTCaaaggagaaatgggaaaagagtGATCCCGTGGAGCTGGTAGTGACAGGTGAGGGGACTGGGGACAGCAGATGGCTCTGGGTGCTCCCAGCAGGACCTTGTCCCATTGCTGTCCCCTCCCCTCATGCAGATCACAGCTTCCCACCACCCAGCATCTCCCTTCACCCTGAGGAACATGTGGGGACAGGGACCAATGTCACCATCCGCTGCTGGAATAGGGACTATGAGGCCTCCATCCTCCTGCCCAAGGATGGGTGTTCAGCCCCTGTCCAGCACCAGAACCCTGATGCTGGGGCACAGCCACCTTCATCCACTTTGGGGTGACCACATCTGACAGTGGCACCTATAGGTGCTCCTACCACCCCTGGTGTTACCCCTTTGTGTCCTCACCCCTTGGGGACAACATGACACTGGAGGTGACACCCACACCTGCACCTCCAGGTGGGCCTCAACCCCATTTGGGTACCACTCGGTGTCCCCCATGGGTGGCCATGTCACCTACCCTCCCCTTGGAGGTGGTGGGTGGGGATGTGATAACCTGATCACCCAGACCCCACAAGTGCTgcattta from Numida meleagris isolate 19003 breed g44 Domestic line unplaced genomic scaffold, NumMel1.0 unplaced_Scaffold520, whole genome shotgun sequence encodes the following:
- the LOC110391808 gene encoding LOW QUALITY PROTEIN: leukocyte immunoglobulin-like receptor subfamily A member 4 (The sequence of the model RefSeq protein was modified relative to this genomic sequence to represent the inferred CDS: inserted 1 base in 1 codon) — encoded protein: MALVLILGCLLSPVLVPRPSLWLHPSQGLSLGDTVTLWCHLPWLAAWVWLYQVEGQTHSKYKDNNVVEFSFVSTSREHAGTYQCQYREPESKEKWEKSDPVELVVTDHSFPPPSISLHPEEHVGTGTNVTIRCWNRDYEASILLPKDGCSAPVQHQNPDAGAXATFIHFGVTTSDSGTYRCSYHPWCYPFVSSPLGDNMTLEVTPTPAPPGGPQPHLGTTRCPPWVAMSPTLPLEVVGGDVIT